In the Candidatus Eisenbacteria bacterium genome, one interval contains:
- a CDS encoding N-acetyltransferase, whose protein sequence is MAGVFVHPQGINESDAVGEGTRIWAFAHVMKGARIGKSCNIGEGAFVEGGAILGDGVTVKNGVAIWDRVAIEDHVFVGPHAVFTNDRIPRSHPDYRTGPAGWEGTLVRMGATIGANATIVCGVVLGRWCFVAAGAVVVSDVPDHAMVAGNPARSIGWACKCGRRLPESLKCSCGMAYRLRDGGIDEA, encoded by the coding sequence ATGGCGGGCGTATTCGTTCACCCTCAGGGGATCAACGAGTCGGACGCGGTGGGGGAAGGCACGCGGATCTGGGCCTTCGCCCACGTGATGAAGGGCGCCCGGATCGGCAAGTCCTGCAACATCGGCGAGGGAGCCTTCGTCGAGGGCGGGGCCATCCTGGGCGACGGCGTCACCGTGAAGAACGGCGTCGCCATTTGGGATCGAGTCGCCATCGAGGATCATGTCTTCGTCGGTCCCCACGCCGTCTTCACCAATGATCGGATTCCCCGCAGCCACCCCGACTACCGAACGGGGCCCGCGGGTTGGGAGGGGACTCTCGTCAGGATGGGGGCGACGATCGGCGCGAACGCGACGATCGTCTGCGGCGTGGTCCTCGGCCGGTGGTGCTTCGTCGCCGCGGGGGCCGTCGTCGTCTCGGATGTTCCCGATCACGCGATGGTCGCCGGCAATCCCGCCCGATCGATCGGGTGGGCCTGCAAGTGTGGGCGCCGCCTGCCGGAGTCGCTCAAGTGCTCGTGCGGGATGGCGTATCGCCTCCGCGATGGTGGAATCGATGAGGCGTGA
- a CDS encoding YdcF family protein: protein MSRSGTRSPVRSSRSSSCSRSGRSGRTPGPREAAQVRRSDKGSRAWDPTWRWNVRPVRVLGLLAALAIILVLATPAALTQYARWLISTDRPQKADVAIVLGGGEGERLGLALRIWREGRVPAILILDSGKPLLPVYTGEDSITQGGVKRRIAVRRGVPDDRVWLLEGVWSTHDEAVRSRRFLEERGAGSAIVVTSPFHSRRARSTFRKIYRDSPIRIAVETLPIGESQDDPVRWWTRERDQISVFTETAKILFYWNRFGVPPF from the coding sequence GTGTCTCGCTCTGGTACGCGATCCCCGGTACGGTCCTCGCGCTCATCTTCCTGTTCGCGCTCTGGACGATCCGGGCGGACGCCGGGGCCGCGGGAGGCCGCGCAAGTGAGACGCAGCGATAAGGGATCTCGCGCGTGGGACCCGACCTGGCGCTGGAACGTGCGCCCCGTGCGGGTCCTGGGCCTCCTCGCCGCGCTCGCGATCATTCTCGTTCTCGCCACCCCGGCCGCGCTCACGCAGTACGCTCGCTGGCTCATCTCGACGGATCGTCCTCAGAAGGCGGACGTGGCGATCGTCCTTGGCGGCGGAGAGGGAGAGCGCCTCGGCCTCGCCCTTCGAATCTGGCGGGAGGGCAGGGTCCCCGCGATTCTCATTCTCGATTCGGGGAAGCCTCTCCTTCCGGTCTACACGGGAGAGGACTCGATCACGCAGGGCGGCGTGAAGCGCCGCATCGCGGTCCGAAGGGGAGTGCCCGACGATCGGGTCTGGCTGCTGGAGGGTGTCTGGAGCACGCACGACGAGGCTGTCAGATCGCGGCGGTTTCTCGAGGAGCGTGGCGCCGGGAGCGCGATCGTCGTCACATCGCCCTTCCACAGCCGCCGGGCCCGTTCGACCTTCCGCAAGATCTACCGCGATTCTCCGATCCGCATTGCGGTCGAGACGCTCCCCATCGGAGAGAGTCAGGATGATCCCGTCCGCTGGTGGACGCGCGAGCGGGACCAGATCTCCGTCTTCACCGAGACCGCGAAGATCCTCTTCTACTGGAACCGGTTCGGCGTCCCGCCGTTCTGA